The DNA region tatttttttattatttgCTTAATTTATAAAGTACGATTATTAAACGATTATGTAATGGTTTGGGGTGtggccacaggcctgagggtttgagtaaggaagtagggctctcggaggattcgggggttcaggggtcatgtatataagcggtctgcttcggacattctattttagacaggacgtcgacttttatttcttcatatttttgtgccttgcacgcgtgcaggcaattctggccctctgatcaggccgatcagatgcttattatgtggcctgcaagcccatagagtcttttctttgtcctacgtggagtgcggcctgcgagcgagccactgtcacgcaggtgtgtttaTTCAGAGACcttgttgagggtatatttgtggtattgtggttggtttgtgtgttttctcaccatttcagtAAGCCGTttaaaaaggaaaaaacatttaattaaattttttttttattaaagtttataaaacCAATTATATAGTTTTAAgctttaattataaatatttatattaattcTTTCTTAATTTTACTTACttcttttttaatatttattaatcgtttttttataataaccTTTTTCTCGGAGAATCTATTATTCtgtttaattaaatagctaACGATTttactatttaaatatttataatttttttataGAAAACTTTTTAATTAGGTCGAAAGAatttttaattttataatatataattagTTTAAAGTTATTATTAATTTTATTTAAGAACCTTTACTTATTACTTTTATTTATCGTTCTATTAACTTTACCCGTACTtttaataattaaaatattatttataaaaagtatatttaAACTTAATATCCTATTTATATTGATCATTTTGTTATATTTAAAGaaattaatatttattataatatttttttcttttattaaattactttttaatactttaaGATTTCATTTTTAAATTCTAACTATATAGTAACttctttttactttaaatattttttttaaatttaatAAAGAAAACAAGTAAAAAAGAATAATAAATACTTTCTAAAATATTATCgattaatttaattaaataaattTTTATTAAACGGTCTAGTAAATGATTTTTCGGACATTAGTTCTTCGAAATCATTAAATAGGTTTATTATTTTAAAAGTTTATTTCTTAAGTTATTAAgttattataaatattactttttaattaaatttaGACCGATATTAGTATCtaaaatttaattatattaatttatatagtaaatataattaCAATTATTATGAGTTTTTCGTAACGGTTTTTGATAGaattaaaattaaaagaaTATAATTATACTTTAGTTAAGTAAAAAGAGCGAATTTCAATTCAAAATATAGaaattattaatataaaggtatttattattataatttaGTATCgataaaaataattattattttaaaaaCTCTAGTAATAATAAATTAGcaaaattaaaatataatacCGTAATTTAATTCTTAGTAGTAAAAAAGTCAATTCGATTtaaaaataagaaaaatagtaaattaaatataaagcgtttaaaaaataataattaagtaaaaaaaacaaaggaaagaaaaataatttttACCTTTAATTAAAGGGAGAAATATAACGAggaaaaaatataaatatgaaaaaataaaaaaaaatttagaaaaatatagtataataatttttactttaaataattatttcCCTTCatattttttttcctttaaaaataaatagctttaataattttatttttataatataaactttaatattcttttaaAGAATCGTAATTATAACGTTTTCGTGATTAACTttctttaattaattaaaatgTTTTttgattttatttttttaaaaaaatacctttatattttttcctttgttttttaaaaaaaatcttttttatattttaatattttttcgTTTTATTTAGTTTTCCTTTCAATTAATTTTTTTTCAATATgtcttttattattttttttaattttttattatagttATACTTTCCTTTactttatttttaaatatctACTTAACTTTCTTTAGTCTTAACTATATATACatactttttttatttatatatatattttctAACTTAAAAAACTTCTTTACTttacttaatatataaaaaatttataataatattttatgttaaaatacagcttttgtttgtggattttacaaTATTTTCaagccctgtatattacagggccttaGAGGCAATACAATGGCTtaaatcagcagtgtttagggaccaCGGTTACTGGAATAGAAGCTCGGCTTCcagaagcaatccgaggtcccggaaagccgagcgctaaAGCCAGTGCCCTGCAGcggtcaaacggtagcgtaacgtggcctgtaatgtggcccctaaccttatatttggttagcatatttagcgggcgttcgggcccgggaacgggCGTTTAGGCCTGGGAACGGAGTCACCCTCGGGGAACGAGTAGAgggccgatggcctataagacctctgcctcacactcTATTCACTGTGGTATTTcttagtctataaggttcaatcaatatactcGTTCACTACACTCAttagtgcctcacaagcctatgttacagtgattctcttctatatattatagagcgccgcccctgtaatccacTTTCTTTCAGTGCTACAGCAACtatcgaatgctgcagtcaaagtcttcttcgctctcagtgtactgcgccgatagctattttAGCCtgtatttacaggcctcaatagcacctatttcaatATAATTAAACAATAAATTTTAGATTATATgtaaaatattatttaaaattaattCCGCAGTATTTAAAAGTTTTTTGTATTTGTCTTTTTATGTTTAATTTTTATAAAAAACTTTTAGATTTTTACTaccctttttattttattttatttaataCTTAAACTATATTTTAAATacaaaaaataaatatttttataacTAAATATTTTGTTTTcatttaaaataaaatttTAACATAATTTCTActatttttattattatttgATATTaaattttttattataagTATATAATTAAAAGTGGAGATATAATAAATTTAATTAAGTGAATATGGTGTCAAAATACAACTTTTGTTTATGGAATTTACAGTATATTTGAGCTCTGTGGAATATAGAGCCTCAAAGGCAATACAATAGCTTAGATTAGCAGTGCTCAGGGACCACGCCCGCTGGAAAAACCGGGGAAACCATTGCGCAAACCTCCATCAAAATCAAGGGTCCAAAAGAGGGCTAGATGAGGATGCATATATTTGAGAACTGGTCCCCCGTGAATCTTGCTGCCACATGTCGTCGATGGCCTGGAACCTGCCACGCTCTCTGGCTCTTGTCTTCCTTGGTGTTTCATTCCTGGTGCTCTGAGACGGTGATTTGCGCTATCCTTGTCGCGTCGATCAGGTCTTGGCCAACCGCGCCAACCACTCGGATGCCAGCGCTCTCGATCCCTCATTGTGGCTGAGCCCCTTTCCACTCGAGAAACACAGCGGCAAACCGTCAACACAGCCGCTTGGCCTCGCACTCCCTTTTGCAAATCTGCGCTGCTTCTGTGTGAAGGAGGCCGGACCAACTCATCATCAGGGTTCAGACTCCAGATCGGTTAATAATAATCCTATTGcaacagaagaaggagattcCCGTTTGGCATCTTCAAGAGTCTGGCTTGGGAAGCGCATCGTTGGATGCTGCGGCTCGTTTGGTATCTCATCCAACATCTTATTGTTTTTTTCGCTGGACACTGGTGGTCAATCAATCTTTTCTCTTGTCATCGCATCTGCAGTCCGACAATCTCGTCACTGGTTTTACCTCCGTTTCCGTACCTACCTACGATCTACCTTGCTTGCGAATACTACGGAGTATCCCTCTCACACCAACGGGTCTAGTCTGCGGCACCGGGTAGTGTGGCTGCTgtccgcccccccccctcccccccgggcTCCTCTCATTGTTCCTGTCGCCgcaactcaccaccaccatcacaccGCACTTCGACTTCCCGCGCCCGCCCCGGCTTCCTCTTGTCCCTCTTTCATTCCTCTTTTCTGGGGATTAGCCAGGGGCTTCCCGATGCCCGACGATTCCATACGCCCTCTGATAACTGCCCGCTCCATCTCACCTGCTCCGACATTTCCAACTCGCGATACATTCGATACTATGGATCTCGCCGGCGATAACGTGGTGAGGAAGGGCAAGCTTTCTTGGGTTGTTGCGCTATCCTACGCTATCGACTGGATCATTCTCATCGCcgttggcgttgttgggTACATTTTAGGTCATATTACACCAAACAAGCGGCCGTTCGCGCTCGACGACCGCAATATTTCGTATGTTTTTgggtcccctcctcccgcaaTTGATGTCAGAGCCGCTGAAGCTGACGTTTGACCATTTTTTCACTCTAGATTTCCCTATGCCGAACAAGAAACAGTGCCAGTATGGCTCGCGGTTGTCATCAGCGTCATGTGCCCGATTgtcatcatcgccgtcatcTGCCTCGTTTTCGTGCCCGGTTCCACCGTCCCCCGAGGAACACCCAAGTCGTTAATATGGCAGCGCAAGCTGTGGGAGCTGCACCAAGGCTGGTTGGGTTTGGCTCTATCTGTTATGGCAGCTTGGATCATCACCAATGGCATGAAGAACTTGTTCGGAAAGCCGCGTCCGGATCTTCTTGACCGGTGCCAGCCAGACATGGAGAACCTCAAGGATTATATCATTGGCGGGCTGCTCAGATTGAATAGTTCATTGACTCCAGGCCACATCCTCGGTCCTGGCACCCTCGTGAGCCCCAACATTTGCACGAATCCCGACAAGGCTGTGTTGGACGATGGCTTTAGGAGCTACCCTAGCGGCCATTCTAGTTCAGCCTCAGCTGGTATGTAAACTCTTTCACAATGTCAAGGCAGTATCCAAACTAACAATCCTCCAGGTCTCGTTTACCTCTCCCTTTTCATTGCGAGCAAGTTCGCGATAACAATCCCGTTTTTCTCCACTTCAGGCTCGTCGGCCGATCACgaaaccaccgccgccgccttcccctCCAGAACCCGCATTCCCAGCGTCAAGGTCAGCGGTCCGGATTCATATGAGCTTTCCAACCGCAGCCCCTCAGCCCTCACCAACTCCATGGAAGACCCGGCCCTCTTATCCAAAGGCGTGACGGCAACGAACCGAAAGATAGCAGCAGTCCGCCGTCAGGCCGCGGCGCCACCTCTGTATCTCCTCCTGGTAGCCATCATCCCCTTCTTCGCATCAGTCTACATTGCCGGCTCCCGCTGGTGGGATTTCAGGCACCACGCCTTCGACATCCTCT from Podospora pseudoanserina strain CBS 124.78 chromosome 1, whole genome shotgun sequence includes:
- a CDS encoding hypothetical protein (COG:I; EggNog:ENOG503NVQ3), giving the protein MPDDSIRPLITARSISPAPTFPTRDTFDTMDLAGDNVVRKGKLSWVVALSYAIDWIILIAVGVVGYILGHITPNKRPFALDDRNISFPYAEQETVPVWLAVVISVMCPIVIIAVICLVFVPGSTVPRGTPKSLIWQRKLWELHQGWLGLALSVMAAWIITNGMKNLFGKPRPDLLDRCQPDMENLKDYIIGGLLRLNSSLTPGHILGPGTLVSPNICTNPDKAVLDDGFRSYPSGHSSSASAGLVYLSLFIASKFAITIPFFSTSGSSADHETTAAAFPSRTRIPSVKVSGPDSYELSNRSPSALTNSMEDPALLSKGVTATNRKIAAVRRQAAAPPLYLLLVAIIPFFASVYIAGSRWWDFRHHAFDILFGYLIGLVGAIFAFRYYHLPISRGAGWAWGPRSHDKAFWAGVGSYSYATSRTRGTYRSGDEEEALGAPIEPYGRGSGMSSVAPVAPRKGGSQGMDARDEDTSYTGASGNDQSPEPHAR